ATCTCACCTCCTTATGCCCGCTTCTTATGTAGAGTCCCATATATTggaaaagaacaaagaaacaaaaaaaaaaatataaaggggAAGCCAAGCCAAACAGCTTAAATCATTTTGGTTGAGGCATCTAAGCAATAGTCATCAGCCCTCTCAAACAGACAATATCCTTTGatatatttatctatttatcCTTCAAAACCAGTTTGTAGACCTACTGAAAATTTCACAATATATTCTAACTTGAAGAAATGGGAATTAGGTTTTAGTGGTACCAGGATATCAAGCTTTCCAAATTGAGTTTTGATGAAATTAGCAAAAGCAGCGATACTGGCATCGTCAGCCACATCAAGCTGATGAAACACAATAAGCTCAGAGAGAGGGGAGTCTTTTAGTTTATGAAGAGCTTCAAGGCCTCTCTTCTCATCTCTGGCTGTTAATACAACTACAATCCCATGTGAAGCCAACTGCCTGCATATTTCAAATCCAATCCCCTTGTTTGCTCCTGTAACCACTGCATAcctgaaaataatatataataatattaatactaaTTTGTCACAACAATacaagaagaagcagaagcagataAAGAATATTACTTGGTATCTGATGACCTCTTGACTGCTTCTGCCATTGATAAGAATGAAATCGAGCTTGATGTAGATCGGGTCGACGCTTCTCTTTGTTGCTTGGTTCAGTCGTTTTTAACGTTCACTGGTAGGTCGCTTTCAAATTTCACTAAGAAGTATGAACTCACTGCGCGATCATCCTATTTGGGAAATCCAAGAGAACACGCATATGACGAGTGGATTTAAAGCTGCAAcgtaatcatagaaatcatatcGCCTAAAGATCAAATTCCACTAAGAAAATATCTGCTTGGTTCACTGCATCCAATTATCGCTTACATTCGCCCTCACAAGCAGAGTATTTTCAGACATTCTATTATAACTGATTTGATAATATATAATCGGTTCGAaataatttagaatttaaaaattaatatcccTGATTTATTTAGATTTGTATTCAAATGTattcattattaattaatttaatattaaatatagttttataataatatctataaactttttacatatataatttaactactttttataaatattaattttttaaatgaaaattattacttaaaatataattttataattaaaatatataaaattaaaaatgtttggatattaattgattaataataattaaaaatagtatatgtttataataaattttaattaaatttaaaataaatttaaatattaaaaatattaatggaTTTTGAGTTCGAGTAATTTACTCTAACCGTTAATATTCTTAGTGTTATTAGAGCAAAATCTACTATTGATCTAGTAGAGAGAGGATGGATAGATTGGTGGAATGGTATATGATAAAtctttttttcctctttctccatGATAGATCTAGTTTTTTTTTGGTCTATCATATGAGTCCATCAAATGGATCTCTCGATATTCTATTTGACGAAAGGACCTGTAATACAGGGAAAAATGGTTAGGGTCTACCGGGGATGCCTCCGGCGGAGACCCTCCTATGTCCGAGTTAGATTTATGATATAATATTTCATGGATAGGCCCGAGTTTTAGAGAAAATATGGAGACCCtccagaggaagaagaagagaagagaagagaagagagatcCCTGTCTGTGTCCTtcaggcccgtacgtacggacgtgtcagGCCCCTTCTCCACGTAGGTGGCCACTAAGTATTTCCTTATTCCTGGACTAGGAAAGATCTGGaggttatcaattgcccctttacctcctcagtagttattccatgactggtgagggggtaaatacttaGACTCCATTAATGACCGTGTAGCTCAAGAACAGCTCTTATCAAAACGTCTTTTACTTGCCTTATTTCTTCATCTCTTTACTTTGGTGTTTAAATGTAAGGCGATCTGGAGATGTGTTCttgatgatgaatgatatttcaTATCGGCTCGTGCATCATCCTTATTTTCTACTCAGGCTGTCTTCTGATTTTGTCAATTTTACTTACTTGATGGACCAGGCTATCTTCTGACTTTGTCAATTTTACTTACTTGATGGACCGGCTGGCTCTACTGGGACTTGGTTAGTCGAACTGACCCGGGCTAAGAGTTTGGAGTCTGGTTAAGCTTCTGACTTGCGAGTTTTTCTTACTCCCATGAGGGCATTTCTGTTTTTGACTCACTATCTTGTCATTGTTGCGAGCTCGGATACATAATACCTAGAGAAATGTCCTATTTGTATGAGTGCTCCACTTTAGATGATTTTAAATCTTGTTCTTGTTACGAGCTCAGACCCGTACATACGGACGTGTCAGACCCCTTCTCCATGCcgggcggccatttaattctccctgtCACGCATGCGAACAGGGTTGGTGAATGACTGGGATTGCTTCCCTCTTGGACCTGTGCTCGTATCTGATCTGAATTGCTCTGGGCTGCTGGTTCCGAGCTTGTGAAATCGGGCCGTCTTTCGAGCGTATGGTCTGACGGGTTTTGGACTTGTAGCCTTTTTTTGGATCCGTTCTTATTTCTGGCCTAGGAAACCCAGGCGGTTATCACTATATATTTCCCTGTCATGAAGTACCCAAAGTTATAAAGTATTCCCAATCCTCAATAAACAAGGGATTTAATATGCTATCATGCCCAATCACTCAAAATAATTTGCAAGTGTGcattacaaatatttaaaatattattggaTTCAAGTTGAGAACCATTCACATCAAATTGGAAATATACGCAGCAGTAGCATTGCAATCCTAGCAACCAAACGCAGGAGAGAAGCAATCGAAGTGAACCATGCAAACCAAGAAAATTGTTGTTTTGGATAAAAAATCGAACATTCACCTTACCAGTGAGCAGAGTGCAGCTATCAGATTCCAAACCAGAACTTGGGAACGGAATTTAAACCAGATCTTAAATGGTAGATCCCAAGGATTTGGTGGTAATCAAATGAATTCAAGATAAAGCAATGGAGCTTGAGGGTGtaaggaaaacaaaaagactttGGATCTGGAGCATTAGAGGACCCCTCTGTTTTATCTGGCGCATGAAATATCCCACCGATGATTTCTTAAAGTTTCCTAGTGGGCCCATATAACAACTTCCTCAAGGTGGGCCCTACAGCAGCTTCCTCTCTGCAGCCCCCTGCCTTATTTTTCAACTGTTTACTTTGACAAGAATATGGAAATCTCCTgatcaaatttaataattattagattaagggccaattttattataatttagtctGTAGTTATTGCTGTTGTATAAAATTTTTGGATGAATGCTTttgttatatataaaattattaataaaaatatattttttattttattatcaaaatcaaatatgattgtagtatatcatatcatttattttattataaaaataaacatgtataattattaattagcagattaactattattttattcttaaaataGATAAGTTGAAATTGAATaatgtaagaaaataaatatgcatatATAAAGAAGGATAAAatggtatttttattttaaatatgcatatatataatgtgaaaatattttttaaaaaaatatatatttatttttatacataattattagttaaaaagctaatatttatatgaatatagtTTTTCCCCTAATATTTTAGAATATCGACACGGATTAACCATGTTTCCCTTAAAGAATATACAAGCTTGCTATTCTACATACATTCTGAATGATACTGGTTTTCCTAAGACTTAGGATAGAGTCTGAGATTGTCTCCAGCTATACACAAACTCTTACTATGTATACTTTTGTCCAATCAAAAAGACGACTCCTCTTTCTGATAAAAGAAGCAACCAGAAGGACCATCGTTAGGCAACAATGCTAATCTCACTGGATTTTCTGCCCCTTCTTCAACAGATAGTAAGCCATTGTTGTAGTTTATGTCCGTTTTGACAAAGCCAGGGCAGACACAATTGACGCGAAAACTTGGGAGCTTCTTGGCGAGGATCCTTGTGTAAGCATTCATAGCAGCTTTTGAAAGTGCATAGGCAGACATAAAGCTAGGCCAGCCTTTGCTTTCTGGTGAACCTTCTTTAAAATCTTCTAGATACTTGCTCAATACCTCATCAATTCTCTCTTCTGAAAGTTTGTCAGCATCCCCCAATACTTGTTTAGCCCATTCATTACACACGTACTGAAACAAATTACAGGAAAACATGTTACTGAGTTAGCTATAAGAACCACAATTTTAGCAGTAATTATCCATGTTTATCTGGAGAAGCTGAGCAACGACAAAACAAATATTGATTCAGCAGGGAGTTTCTCATTGATGTATTCTAGTATTCAACAAGTGGAAATGTacaatatacataaatatattttcaattgcTTGAATCAAACTTGAGATGGTGTGTTTTGTGACAAATGAGCTTGTAGCAAAATGGGATATGATTTTACCTTCAAGATCCCCAGCGAGGACGAAACGTTAACAATCCTCGGTGAATCAGACAACTGAAGTAGGGGAATAAATTCCTCAACCATTCTTTTAGCACCATAATAGTTTATTTTCAGGCATTCTTCGGCTAACTCATAGTTTTGAGTTGTTTTTTTATGCCATTGCCAATCGACATTTGCAGCTTCCTGCATCAATGAAAGATCGAAACTTAAttatcatactagttatatgcATTTTACAGCCAAAAGTAGAGTTAAAAAAGCTAATGTTCTTTTCCTGTTTAGCAATCCAAACCCACATCAAATCAAAGAAAATTTCTATATCAGTAAAATTTGGTCTCAAAGCTGTCCACAATTCAATGGCAACATGTACAGATGTACTCATAAATTATGAAAAGCACAACGAGTAACTTGAATACTTAAGTAGCTCAAAAAGCAGATATGGGCAATTATCTAACAGGAGGTACCTTCAAAATGAGAAGGAGAACATGGCCTATATTAGAAATTTACAGGAAACTCTATAATTATCCAGCCAGTCAAATATCGCATGAAGCATTAATTTGTCAGGGACTGTATTAGAGAAAATAATTACATATAGTATAATGATTAGATATTAACCACTGGTTATAGTGAAATCTACATAGTACCTTCCATGAATATAATAAACAGTAAAATTTCTCATGTATTAGGCATTGATCTCCACATAAACCATCAATTAAATTAACCCTCCTTTAGGCTTTGGCAAATATGTTCACTAAAGAAACTTACCTTACCAGACTCGGGTCTGAAAGTAGCATCATCAACTGCAATTCCATTAACACCAGCATTATTAACCTGCACAGAGGTGAaagatttttaataattcaacTTATAGAAGCTCACTATTAAAAACCCAGATAAACAAATGAGACATACAGGAGTTCTTACTATAAAAAAAAGAACGAGGTTCATTTCAGTAATTCAATAGGAAAtggattaaaaatttaaaatctcgttatattttatatttcgaGCCCCAAGAATTCAATTTGATGTTTCCACATCTCACCTCCTTATGCCCGCTTCTTATGTAGAGTCCCATATATTggaaaagaacaaagaaacaaaaaaaaaatatataaagggGAAGCCAAGCCAAACAGCTTAAATCATTTTGGTTGAGGCATCTAAGCAATAGTCATCAGCCCTCTCAAACAGACAATATCCTTTGatatatttatctatttatcCTTCAAAACCAGTTTGTAGACCTACTGAAAATTTCACAATATATTCTAACTTGAAGAAATGGGAATTAGGTTTTAGTGGTACCAGGATATCAAGCTTTCCAAATTGAGTTTTGATGAAATTAGCAAAAGCAGCGATACTGGCATCGTCAGCCACATCAAGCTGATGAAACACAATAAGCTCAGAGAGAGGGGAATCTTTTAGTTTATGAAGAGCTTCAAGGCCTCTCTTCTCATCTCTGGCTGTTAATACAACTAAAATCCCATGTGAAGCCAACTGCCTGCATATTTCAAATCCAATCCCCTTGTTTGCTCCTGTAACCACTGCATAcctgaaaataatatataataatattaatactaaTTTGTCACAACAATacaagaagaagcagaagcagataAAGAATATTACTTGGTATCTGATGACCTCTTGACTGCTTCTGCCATTGATAAGAATGAAATCGAGCTTGATGTAGTTCGGGTCGAGGCTTCTCTTTGTTGCTTGGTTCAGTCGTTTTTAACGTTCACTGGTAGGTCGCTTTCAAATTTCACTAAGAAGTACGAACTCACTGCGCGATCATCCTATTTGGGAAATCCAAGAGAACACGCATATGATGAGTGGATTTAAAGCTGCAAcgtaatcatagaaatcatatcGCCTAAAGATCAAATTCCACTAAGAAAATATCTGCTTGGTTCACTGCATCCAATTATCCCTTACATTCGCCCTCACAAGCACTGTTATTTAGCAACTTTTCAGACATTCTATTTTAACTGATTTGATAATATATAATCGGTTCGAaataatttagaatttaaaaattaatattcctgatttattttgatttgtatTCAAATGTattcattattaattaatttaatattaaatatagttTTATAATAATATCTATAAACTTTTTACATATAGaatttaaatactttttataaatattaattttttaaattaaaattattacttaaaatataattttataattaaaatatataaaattaaaaatgtttggatattaattgattaataataattaaaaatagtatatgttgaagtaatttataataaattttaattaaatttaaaataaatttgaatattaaaaatattaatggaTTTTGAGTTCGAGTCGTTAATATTCTTAGTGTTATTAGAGCAAAACCTAGTAGAGAGAGGTTGGATAGATTGGTGGAATGGTATATAAatatatctaattaattaaattttaagtttcaacatttatttttgttatatttgcatttatttttaataaacttttttattttaaataaaagtaattaattttgaatagattattaaatatttttaatattataaatataaaaaaagtatattctctttcttctataattttttcgcatattttaaaaaatataattttttattatatttttaattacacacctcttaaatatattaaattttatcaaaattaaatagattataatagttaatttatatgttattatagttttaaaaaataaattattattttgaaataataaaaaaattataaaaatgagaGAGTAAAAAtcttatctattttttaatatttataaaatattaaaacaacaaattctatatatatatatatatatattcacgaTTTTTTGTTTAGGCTCAATTTAAGAAAACtccaattataaaaaaatagataattataaaaaattaccaGCGTAAATTAGcacatttttaaataaaattttgtattttaatttataagaaaaaaaattcatgtgCTTTCACGTGGTTAACAAAATAAGGTTTTTTCCCTAGCATTGTTAAATATCActcaaaaattataatttattcccTGATATTTAATCaaaactatattttaaattttagtctattaaattttgtttgattaataaaataattttttaatataaactttattttttaattaagattaatctagatatttttatagattgattcttaaataatgtaattgctaataaatatttata
The sequence above is a segment of the Manihot esculenta cultivar AM560-2 chromosome 5, M.esculenta_v8, whole genome shotgun sequence genome. Coding sequences within it:
- the LOC110615590 gene encoding (+)-neomenthol dehydrogenase, with the translated sequence MAEAVKRSSDTKYAVVTGANKGIGFEICRQLASHGILVVLTARDEKRGLEALHKLKDSPLSELIVFHQLDVADDASIAAFANFIKTQFGKLDILVNNAGVNGIAVDDATFRPESGKEAANVDWQWHKKTTQNYELAEECLKINYYGAKRMVEEFIPLLQLSDSPRIVNVSSSLGILKYVCNEWAKQVLGDADKLSEERIDEVLSKYLEDFKEGSPESKGWPSFMSAYALSKAAMNAYTRILAKKLPSFRVNCVCPGFVKTDINYNNGLLSVEEGAENPVRLALLPNDGPSGCFFYQKEESSF